The Nitrosococcus watsonii C-113 genome includes the window TTACGGAGCTTTTCTATTTCCTTCGCCGCCAGTATCTGCTTGGTTACATCGTATTGTATGCCTAAAAAATAAATCAGATGTCCCTCTTGATCGAATATCGGATTGATTGCAAGATGATTGTAAAAAAGCTCACCATCTTTTTTATAGTTTTTTAAATCAACCTCAATAGGAACTTGCTTTTGAATCGCTTCCCTAACCCGCCGAGCCCCCTCCTGATCCTTGTCGTTGCCTTGTAAAATACGACAATTTTTACCCAGTATTT containing:
- a CDS encoding PAS sensor domain-containing protein produces the protein MPFIVEKDEGLIPRVLSQILDSCVNGVSLTDPDQEDNPLVYVNEAFEKITGYKKDEILGKNCRILQGNDKDQEGARRVREAIQKQVPIEVDLKNYKKDGELFYNHLAINPIFDQEGHLIYFLGIQYDVTKQILAAKEIEKLRKELGR